A window from Lactiplantibacillus pentosus encodes these proteins:
- a CDS encoding phosphate/phosphite/phosphonate ABC transporter substrate-binding protein codes for MSKVSKSLLGLSFISVLGLGLAGCASGTSAQSGSDSSDKSKTITVVFYPNESAKSFAGSRTAIKKAVEKATGKTVKLQTTTDYNVAIQAIASGKAQVAYMGANGYIQAHHKSKDVVPFAAQSDAKGTLKDATYNSYLMVQQKDAKKYEENGKYSIKNVKGKKMSYVSNSSTSGFLVPTAEISREFNIKTSDQDKLTQSGQFFSKVLYGGSHQGSAVNLIKGDADVAAFDDADLMPYLKVTKGSWDKVGSTFTVKDNADAPFTSLTGKSVVNIAMMPVQQGPWVYNTKALSKDDQKKIATEFTSKSFAQNKQIFSEPNAKTPMMFPKKSDKSKLVKVTDKWYAPTHKLVGY; via the coding sequence ATGTCAAAAGTAAGTAAGTCTTTATTAGGTCTTTCGTTCATTTCAGTTTTAGGTTTGGGTCTTGCAGGTTGTGCCAGCGGAACCAGCGCACAATCCGGTAGCGACAGTTCGGATAAGAGCAAAACGATTACGGTCGTCTTCTATCCAAACGAATCGGCCAAGAGTTTTGCCGGCTCACGGACAGCAATCAAGAAAGCCGTTGAAAAAGCCACTGGCAAGACGGTCAAGCTACAAACGACCACGGATTACAACGTTGCGATTCAAGCGATTGCTTCAGGTAAAGCGCAAGTCGCTTACATGGGGGCCAACGGTTATATCCAAGCACATCACAAGAGCAAAGATGTTGTGCCATTCGCCGCACAATCTGATGCTAAGGGGACGTTGAAAGACGCAACCTATAACTCATACTTAATGGTACAACAAAAAGACGCCAAAAAGTATGAAGAAAACGGTAAGTACAGTATTAAGAATGTTAAGGGCAAGAAAATGTCCTACGTTTCAAACAGTTCCACTTCTGGTTTCTTAGTGCCAACGGCTGAAATCTCCCGTGAATTTAATATTAAGACATCCGACCAAGATAAGTTGACGCAAAGCGGCCAATTCTTCAGCAAAGTACTTTACGGTGGTTCACACCAAGGCTCAGCCGTTAACTTGATCAAGGGTGACGCAGACGTTGCCGCCTTCGATGACGCTGACTTGATGCCATATTTGAAAGTCACTAAGGGCTCATGGGACAAAGTTGGTTCAACGTTCACGGTCAAAGACAATGCCGACGCACCATTCACGAGCTTAACTGGCAAGTCCGTTGTCAACATCGCGATGATGCCAGTTCAACAAGGCCCATGGGTATACAACACCAAGGCACTCAGCAAGGACGACCAAAAGAAGATCGCTACTGAATTTACATCAAAATCATTTGCACAAAACAAGCAGATCTTCTCAGAACCAAACGCCAAGACACCAATGATGTTCCCTAAGAAGTCTGACAAGTCTAAATTAGTTAAAGTTACCGACAAATGGTACGCGCCAACACACAAGTTAGTGGGTTACTAA
- the phnE gene encoding phosphonate ABC transporter, permease protein PhnE — protein MKTNPMTPERFFRQRRLRLSVVLLILIGIYVISMALVNFQAWASISKIPAGLMWLFTNFIPTSRSISYLGPILYQLWRTLLVAISSTMVASLFALVFAILGAKTTTPTPALRWGIRFGASLLRNIPVVAWAMILLFSFKQSDFTGFLALFFMTLGYLTRAFTETIEDLDAEKLQALQAVGANYFQCVFCGVLPEAASTLTSWVLYMIENNLRDATLVGLLTGTGVGFLFDYYFKAFRYDAAGLIVLLIAILVIVLELTSNRIRRAIA, from the coding sequence ATGAAAACTAATCCAATGACTCCGGAACGGTTTTTCCGGCAACGGCGTCTACGCCTATCCGTCGTCCTACTCATCTTGATTGGGATTTACGTTATCTCGATGGCATTGGTCAATTTTCAGGCCTGGGCATCGATCAGTAAAATTCCAGCCGGATTAATGTGGTTGTTTACGAACTTTATTCCGACGAGTCGCTCGATTTCTTATTTAGGACCGATTCTCTATCAGCTGTGGCGGACCTTGCTTGTGGCAATTTCATCAACAATGGTCGCCAGTCTATTCGCCCTGGTATTTGCCATTCTGGGTGCGAAGACGACGACTCCGACGCCAGCGCTCCGCTGGGGCATTCGCTTCGGTGCTTCCCTATTGCGGAATATCCCAGTGGTCGCTTGGGCGATGATTCTCTTATTTTCGTTCAAGCAGAGTGACTTCACCGGCTTTTTAGCCCTCTTCTTCATGACATTGGGTTACTTGACCCGGGCCTTTACGGAAACGATTGAAGACCTGGACGCTGAAAAGCTGCAAGCACTCCAAGCCGTTGGCGCCAATTATTTTCAATGCGTTTTTTGCGGCGTGTTGCCCGAAGCTGCTAGTACCTTGACCAGCTGGGTGCTCTACATGATTGAAAACAATTTGCGAGATGCGACTTTAGTTGGCTTACTGACTGGAACGGGAGTCGGGTTCCTGTTTGACTACTATTTCAAGGCCTTTCGTTACGATGCGGCCGGCCTGATTGTTTTGTTAATTGCGATCTTAGTCATTGTCTTAGAATTAACTTCTAATCGAATTCGGAGGGCGATTGCATGA
- the tsaD gene encoding tRNA (adenosine(37)-N6)-threonylcarbamoyltransferase complex transferase subunit TsaD: METVEKQNLILAFESSCDETSVAVIKDGHEILSNVIATQINSHKRFGGVVPEVASRHHIEQITICIEAALEEAHVGYDDLDAVAVTYGPGLVGALLVGVNAAKTVAYAHHLPLIPVNHMAGHIYAARFVEPFEFPLMALLVSGGHTELVYMQADGQFEIIGETRDDAAGEAYDKIGRVLGVPYPAGKVIDEMAHQGHDTFNFPRAMIDEDNYDFSFSGLKSAFINTVHHADQIGETLDKNDLAASFQASVVDVLMSKTLRVLKQYPVKQLVLAGGVAANHGLRERLQRDLPAAFPDTKLILAPLKLCGDNGAMIGAAGYVQYQHHQFGDATLNADPSLEFDWMPGMLK, from the coding sequence ATGGAAACCGTGGAAAAACAAAACTTGATATTAGCGTTTGAGTCTAGTTGTGATGAGACGAGTGTGGCGGTCATCAAGGACGGCCACGAGATCTTATCAAATGTGATTGCAACGCAGATTAATAGTCATAAGCGGTTTGGCGGCGTCGTTCCCGAAGTTGCCAGCCGTCATCATATTGAACAAATTACGATTTGTATTGAAGCAGCTTTGGAAGAAGCACACGTGGGCTACGACGATTTGGATGCCGTTGCTGTAACCTATGGCCCAGGACTTGTCGGGGCCTTATTAGTAGGCGTTAATGCAGCCAAGACAGTCGCTTACGCTCACCATTTACCATTGATTCCAGTTAACCATATGGCCGGCCATATCTACGCGGCCCGGTTTGTGGAACCGTTCGAATTCCCGTTAATGGCACTGCTCGTGTCTGGCGGCCATACCGAACTGGTTTACATGCAGGCGGATGGTCAATTTGAAATCATTGGTGAGACGCGAGACGATGCGGCTGGAGAAGCTTACGATAAAATCGGTCGTGTGCTGGGTGTTCCTTATCCAGCGGGGAAAGTCATTGATGAGATGGCCCATCAAGGTCACGATACCTTCAACTTCCCCCGGGCAATGATTGATGAAGATAACTACGATTTCAGCTTTAGCGGGCTGAAGAGTGCCTTCATCAATACAGTTCATCATGCTGACCAGATTGGTGAAACGCTTGATAAGAATGATTTAGCGGCTAGTTTCCAAGCCAGCGTTGTCGACGTTTTGATGAGCAAGACGTTGCGGGTCTTAAAGCAATACCCGGTCAAACAACTCGTCTTGGCAGGAGGCGTTGCGGCTAATCACGGCTTACGTGAACGCCTCCAACGTGATTTGCCAGCGGCGTTTCCAGACACCAAACTCATTTTGGCACCATTGAAACTCTGTGGTGATAACGGTGCGATGATTGGTGCTGCCGGCTATGTGCAATATCAACACCACCAATTCGGTGATGCGACCCTCAATGCTGACCCCAGTCTGGAGTTTGACTGGATGCCAGGAATGTTGAAATAA
- the rimI gene encoding ribosomal protein S18-alanine N-acetyltransferase, which yields MLKKFKEYFQKIRTGGNQRRQRVLAIQNHIVQVGATNYYVSRALITDVPEMLAIERAVYAGQTPWDENAFKTELRRQSGRFYIVMRHEDRLVAFCGCVFDDRRQDAHITNIAVHPDVQGRGLGHFMMQVMMKRARKLNYQTVTLEVRYSNTTAQQLYQDLGFEKTGIKKRYYFGDHEDAIDMTYRIPVAAND from the coding sequence ATGTTGAAAAAATTTAAGGAGTACTTTCAGAAAATCAGAACTGGTGGCAACCAACGACGTCAACGCGTCCTCGCCATCCAAAATCATATCGTCCAAGTTGGTGCAACGAACTACTATGTGTCACGCGCGTTAATTACGGATGTGCCTGAAATGTTGGCGATTGAACGAGCGGTGTATGCCGGGCAAACGCCGTGGGACGAGAATGCGTTTAAGACCGAGTTACGACGGCAAAGTGGTCGCTTTTATATTGTGATGCGCCATGAAGACCGACTCGTTGCATTTTGTGGCTGTGTCTTCGATGACCGGCGCCAAGATGCCCATATCACTAATATTGCCGTTCATCCGGACGTACAAGGTCGCGGCCTTGGGCATTTTATGATGCAGGTGATGATGAAACGTGCTCGGAAACTAAATTATCAAACCGTCACGTTAGAAGTTCGTTACAGTAATACGACGGCGCAGCAACTCTATCAGGACCTCGGTTTTGAAAAGACTGGCATTAAAAAGCGCTACTATTTTGGCGACCACGAAGATGCCATCGATATGACGTATCGAATTCCGGTTGCGGCCAATGACTGA
- the phnC gene encoding phosphonate ABC transporter ATP-binding protein, translating into MLKVIQLDKTYGSNKHSLKAVNFTAKPGEVTAIIGPSGAGKTTILRSINQLIRDDSGQILLDDTDIRQANKSELRKIRHHIGMIFQNYNLISPLTALENVLHGRLGAKSTVAGMLGLYSPAEKQEALQLLDEVGLKEYAYQRCDQLSGGQQQRVGIARALMQHPKMILCDEPIASLDPKSTTIVMDILRRLAKEKQLIILINLHQVDIAMAYTDHIVGINSGAIVFEGATKDVDDAVLQAIYRQSDQPATVTANEN; encoded by the coding sequence ATGCTCAAGGTTATTCAGCTAGATAAAACTTACGGTTCCAATAAGCACTCGCTCAAAGCCGTCAACTTCACGGCTAAACCCGGTGAAGTGACTGCCATCATTGGGCCATCCGGTGCTGGTAAGACGACGATTTTACGGAGTATCAATCAATTAATTCGCGATGACAGTGGTCAGATTTTGCTCGATGATACGGACATTCGCCAGGCCAACAAGTCCGAGTTGCGGAAGATTCGTCACCACATTGGCATGATTTTCCAAAATTACAATTTGATCAGTCCATTAACGGCCTTAGAAAACGTCTTACATGGCCGTTTGGGCGCTAAGTCAACGGTTGCTGGCATGCTCGGCTTGTACAGTCCTGCCGAAAAGCAGGAAGCCCTACAACTACTCGATGAAGTTGGTTTGAAAGAATATGCTTATCAACGTTGCGACCAATTAAGTGGTGGTCAACAACAACGGGTCGGGATTGCGCGTGCACTCATGCAGCATCCGAAAATGATTCTGTGTGACGAACCGATCGCGTCACTTGATCCGAAGTCCACGACTATCGTAATGGATATTTTGCGGCGTTTAGCGAAGGAAAAACAACTCATTATTCTCATTAATTTGCATCAAGTTGATATTGCGATGGCTTACACGGATCACATTGTTGGCATCAACAGCGGCGCCATCGTCTTTGAAGGCGCTACGAAGGACGTTGACGACGCCGTCTTACAAGCGATTTATCGCCAGTCGGATCAACCAGCGACGGTGACTGCCAATGAAAACTAA
- the galE gene encoding UDP-glucose 4-epimerase GalE: MSILVLGGAGYIGSHMVDRLVEHGTDVVVVDNLVTGHRAAVNSAAKFYQGDLRDADFLNHVFDTESITAVVHFAAFSIVPESMSKPLKYFDNNTGGMITLLEAMQAHDVKQIVFSSTAATYGTPEQIPIKETDPQLPINPYGASKLMMEQIMHWADVAYGIKFVALRYFNVAGAKPDGSIGEDHGPETHLVPIILQVAQGKRDELKIFGDDYNTPDGTNVRDYVHVIDLADAHILALKYLAAGNESNAFNLGSSTGFSNKQMLAAAREVTGQPIPATLAPRRPGDPDSLVAASDKAREVLGWKPNYDNVNDIIKTAWAWTQKHPNGYDDRH, from the coding sequence ATGTCAATTTTAGTTTTAGGGGGAGCCGGTTATATTGGTTCTCATATGGTCGACCGGTTAGTTGAACACGGTACCGACGTGGTCGTTGTCGATAATTTGGTGACTGGACACCGAGCAGCGGTCAATTCAGCTGCCAAGTTTTATCAAGGTGATTTACGGGATGCAGACTTTTTAAACCACGTTTTTGATACCGAATCGATCACGGCGGTCGTACACTTCGCAGCCTTCTCAATCGTACCTGAATCAATGTCAAAACCATTGAAGTATTTTGACAACAATACGGGCGGAATGATTACGTTGCTAGAAGCGATGCAAGCACATGATGTGAAGCAGATCGTCTTTTCATCTACGGCGGCCACTTATGGCACACCGGAACAGATTCCAATCAAGGAAACTGACCCGCAATTGCCAATCAACCCATACGGTGCAAGTAAGTTAATGATGGAACAAATTATGCACTGGGCGGATGTTGCTTATGGTATCAAATTCGTTGCCTTACGTTACTTTAACGTTGCGGGTGCTAAGCCCGATGGCAGTATTGGTGAAGACCATGGCCCAGAAACCCACTTGGTGCCAATTATCTTACAAGTGGCTCAAGGTAAACGCGATGAGCTGAAAATCTTCGGTGATGACTATAACACGCCAGATGGGACCAATGTCCGCGACTATGTCCACGTCATCGACTTGGCGGATGCCCACATCTTGGCCTTGAAGTACTTGGCTGCGGGTAACGAAAGTAACGCCTTCAACCTCGGTTCTTCAACTGGTTTCTCAAACAAGCAAATGTTAGCTGCAGCCCGGGAAGTGACCGGCCAACCAATTCCCGCAACTTTAGCCCCACGTCGTCCTGGTGATCCCGACTCACTCGTGGCAGCCAGCGACAAGGCGCGCGAAGTACTCGGCTGGAAGCCAAACTATGATAACGTCAATGACATCATCAAAACGGCTTGGGCTTGGACTCAAAAGCATCCAAACGGCTACGACGACCGTCACTAG
- the rimI gene encoding ribosomal protein S18-alanine N-acetyltransferase has translation MTERQLVTASDLPAEQVAQICYQLATKAYAQGSPWRQATFASDVALPTAHYALLRWQGAFVGFISRSTVLDETEITNVAIDPAYQRQGHARWLLTQCLAQLSAGTVFLEVRAHNIAAQRLYQQVGFEQIATRKAYYQNPDEDAWIMRKIID, from the coding sequence ATGACTGAACGGCAGTTGGTGACGGCATCTGACTTGCCGGCTGAACAGGTTGCTCAGATTTGTTACCAACTAGCGACCAAGGCGTACGCCCAGGGTTCGCCGTGGCGACAGGCGACTTTTGCCAGTGATGTGGCGCTACCAACTGCCCATTACGCGTTATTGCGATGGCAGGGGGCGTTCGTTGGCTTCATCAGCCGTTCGACGGTGCTCGATGAGACGGAGATTACGAATGTTGCAATCGATCCGGCGTATCAGCGTCAAGGACACGCCCGGTGGTTGTTAACGCAATGCTTAGCGCAATTGTCAGCCGGCACGGTATTTTTAGAAGTGCGCGCACATAATATTGCTGCGCAGCGCTTGTATCAACAAGTGGGCTTTGAGCAGATCGCCACGCGCAAGGCCTACTATCAGAATCCCGATGAAGATGCGTGGATCATGCGAAAAATTATCGATTAA
- the tsaB gene encoding tRNA (adenosine(37)-N6)-threonylcarbamoyltransferase complex dimerization subunit type 1 TsaB has product MKLLAIDTSNRPLSVAVLDDTQILATTTTNVGRNHSSTLLPIIEQAMAQAKVKPEELERVVVAAGPGSYTGLRIGVTTAKTLAFTLNKALVGVSSLAVLAGNVVTEGQLVAPLFDARRDNVFAGLYRIENQRPVNIIADQHVSVAAWGEQLAAYNEPIIFIGSDVDKYAAPLQQQLTTQFVRAQPQLDLPQAAVLGLMGRTMTPVSEIHNFVPNYLRLTQAERDWQAKHPEKEHAPYVEKI; this is encoded by the coding sequence ATGAAGTTGTTGGCGATTGATACTTCAAATCGGCCCTTAAGTGTCGCCGTACTAGACGATACCCAGATTTTGGCCACAACGACCACGAACGTTGGCCGAAATCATAGTAGTACATTATTACCAATCATCGAACAGGCGATGGCCCAAGCCAAGGTGAAGCCAGAAGAACTCGAACGGGTCGTCGTGGCGGCCGGACCGGGATCCTACACGGGATTGCGAATTGGCGTCACGACTGCAAAGACGCTGGCCTTTACATTAAACAAGGCGTTAGTCGGCGTTTCAAGTCTCGCTGTGTTGGCTGGCAATGTCGTTACGGAAGGACAACTCGTTGCGCCACTATTTGATGCGCGGCGTGACAACGTCTTTGCCGGACTCTATCGCATTGAAAACCAGCGCCCAGTGAACATCATCGCCGACCAACATGTGAGTGTTGCAGCCTGGGGGGAACAATTAGCGGCTTATAATGAACCGATTATCTTTATTGGTAGTGACGTAGATAAATACGCTGCACCATTACAGCAACAGTTAACGACCCAATTTGTCCGGGCCCAACCGCAATTGGATCTGCCGCAAGCAGCCGTTTTGGGCTTGATGGGACGGACGATGACCCCTGTCAGTGAAATTCATAATTTTGTGCCGAACTACTTGCGGTTAACGCAAGCCGAACGTGATTGGCAAGCCAAGCACCCAGAAAAGGAACATGCGCCCTATGTTGAAAAAATTTAA
- the phnW gene encoding 2-aminoethylphosphonate--pyruvate transaminase, whose translation MKQPYLLLTPGPLSTTASVKDAMQIDYCTWDSDYRQVTETIRQQILAMAQADAETYTTVLLQGSGSFGVEATIGTAVPRTKATLMIAINGAYGQRISQIAEYYGIPHVDVVFNEDEAVDPARIEATLTAHPEITHFATVHSETTTGILNPIEALMPIMHAHGIVTIIDAMSSLGGVPINVDELDCDYLISSANKCVQGVPGFAFIIAKQSTLAQTVDNARSLCLDLYDQWQAMTKQPGKWRFTSPTHVVHAFAQALIELQAEGGVTPRYERYHANQKLLSDGMQALGFDLVIDPAIQGPIITSFKYPNTDFDFADFYQFIKQRGFVIYPGKVSNIPSFRIGTIGDVEPSDIQRLLTIIGDYQQLHQ comes from the coding sequence ATGAAACAACCTTATTTACTCTTAACACCTGGCCCACTCAGTACTACGGCGAGTGTTAAGGATGCCATGCAAATCGACTACTGCACGTGGGATAGTGATTATCGCCAGGTCACTGAAACGATTCGCCAGCAGATTCTGGCCATGGCTCAAGCCGATGCTGAGACGTACACGACGGTGCTCCTACAAGGGAGTGGTAGTTTTGGCGTCGAAGCAACGATTGGAACTGCCGTACCACGCACCAAAGCCACTTTGATGATTGCCATCAACGGGGCGTATGGGCAACGAATCAGCCAAATTGCTGAATATTACGGTATTCCGCACGTTGACGTCGTCTTCAATGAAGATGAAGCCGTTGACCCAGCACGCATCGAAGCGACCTTGACTGCGCATCCAGAAATCACGCATTTTGCCACGGTCCACAGCGAAACGACGACTGGGATTCTAAATCCGATCGAAGCATTGATGCCAATTATGCATGCACACGGCATCGTAACGATTATCGATGCGATGTCTAGCTTAGGCGGCGTTCCAATCAATGTGGATGAACTCGACTGTGATTACCTCATCAGTAGCGCGAACAAATGTGTTCAGGGGGTTCCGGGCTTTGCCTTCATTATTGCCAAGCAATCGACCTTGGCACAAACCGTCGACAATGCACGTTCACTCTGCCTAGACTTGTACGACCAATGGCAAGCGATGACTAAGCAACCGGGTAAGTGGCGCTTCACTTCCCCAACCCACGTGGTCCACGCCTTTGCACAAGCGTTAATTGAATTACAAGCTGAAGGCGGCGTCACACCACGTTACGAACGCTATCACGCCAACCAAAAGTTATTGAGTGATGGTATGCAAGCGCTCGGATTTGATTTGGTGATTGATCCAGCAATTCAAGGGCCAATCATTACTTCGTTTAAATATCCAAACACTGATTTCGATTTTGCCGATTTTTATCAGTTCATTAAACAACGGGGCTTTGTCATCTACCCTGGCAAAGTCTCCAACATCCCTAGCTTCCGTATTGGAACAATTGGTGATGTAGAACCTTCAGATATCCAACGGTTACTGACAATTATTGGTGATTACCAACAACTACACCAATAG
- a CDS encoding PhnE/PtxC family ABC transporter permease: MIENSQPKPQVLHPSAPPTNRISLVTKPRKILRGVMLSLALITIYSLVTLNTANLAISDALHSLGLNLNAMFLHPSIGQDTWSQLLRALLTSVSLAMLTTLLGALIAFFIALGAARNLAPSWLATSIKAVMAFIRAIPTILWVLIYSVVMGLGASAAVVGLTFHSVAYLVKAYSESIEETSADTIEALKASGVGFWPIVFQAILPSIIPALLSWTFIRFEINFANAVAVGAAAGADDIGYFLFMAGSFYFDFHEVGLIVYLLLGVAIVLELVSMRLRGHYLKQN, from the coding sequence ATGATTGAAAATAGTCAACCAAAACCACAAGTGCTCCACCCGTCAGCGCCACCCACTAATCGAATTTCGCTAGTGACGAAGCCCCGTAAAATTCTGCGCGGCGTCATGCTGAGTTTGGCACTGATCACCATCTATTCACTAGTCACGCTCAACACGGCGAACTTAGCGATTAGCGATGCATTACACAGTTTAGGCCTTAATCTGAACGCCATGTTCTTGCATCCAAGCATTGGTCAAGATACTTGGTCGCAGCTCTTACGGGCCCTACTAACCAGTGTTTCACTCGCAATGTTAACCACCTTACTAGGTGCACTGATTGCCTTTTTCATCGCACTCGGAGCTGCACGTAACTTAGCCCCGAGCTGGCTTGCAACCAGTATCAAAGCAGTCATGGCCTTCATCCGCGCGATTCCCACGATTTTGTGGGTCCTGATTTATTCAGTTGTGATGGGTCTTGGCGCCAGCGCTGCGGTGGTTGGGCTCACGTTCCACAGTGTCGCTTACCTGGTCAAGGCTTACTCTGAAAGTATTGAGGAAACTTCAGCAGATACCATCGAAGCCCTCAAGGCCAGCGGGGTTGGCTTCTGGCCAATCGTTTTTCAGGCAATCTTGCCTTCAATTATTCCGGCACTGCTCAGCTGGACGTTTATCCGGTTTGAAATCAACTTTGCAAATGCCGTCGCAGTTGGTGCTGCGGCTGGGGCTGATGATATCGGCTACTTCCTCTTCATGGCGGGCAGTTTCTACTTCGACTTCCATGAGGTTGGTTTGATTGTCTACCTACTCTTAGGTGTCGCAATCGTACTCGAATTGGTTTCTATGCGGTTACGCGGACACTATCTGAAGCAAAATTAA
- the phnX gene encoding phosphonoacetaldehyde hydrolase has product MTINAVIFDWAGTTIDYGSRAPIVAFQKAFENVGIQISEAEIRQDMGLDKYTHIHKIMDLPAVQNDWQARFQVLPTEDDCNQIFSDFKAILLSSLTEFGQLKPGMSEMIDYLNTHHISYGTTTGYDAEMLALVLPIAARQGYQPAVNITSEQTNGVGRPAPDMLALAAEQLNITDPTTVMKVGDSVNDILEGNNANAVSVGIIDGSNIMGLSEIAFNALSSAEQAERRAQVTAEYQRAGADYILQSMAELPALIAQINQPVATDH; this is encoded by the coding sequence ATGACAATTAACGCAGTAATTTTTGATTGGGCTGGTACCACGATTGATTATGGTAGCCGCGCACCAATCGTTGCCTTTCAAAAGGCCTTTGAAAATGTTGGTATTCAAATCTCTGAAGCCGAGATTCGTCAAGATATGGGCCTCGACAAGTACACGCATATCCATAAAATCATGGACTTACCTGCCGTTCAAAACGACTGGCAAGCACGCTTTCAAGTCTTACCTACTGAAGATGACTGCAATCAAATTTTCAGTGACTTCAAGGCCATCTTACTGAGTTCATTGACAGAATTTGGTCAGTTGAAGCCTGGTATGTCTGAGATGATTGACTATTTGAACACGCACCATATCAGCTATGGGACGACGACTGGCTACGATGCCGAAATGCTGGCACTGGTCTTGCCAATCGCCGCCCGTCAAGGCTACCAACCAGCGGTCAACATTACTTCTGAACAAACCAACGGGGTCGGTCGGCCCGCCCCAGATATGTTGGCCTTGGCTGCTGAACAACTCAACATTACTGACCCAACGACGGTCATGAAAGTTGGCGATTCGGTCAATGACATTCTGGAAGGTAACAACGCCAATGCGGTGAGTGTCGGTATCATTGATGGCAGCAATATTATGGGGCTCTCTGAAATTGCCTTTAACGCCCTCAGTTCTGCCGAACAAGCTGAACGCCGGGCCCAAGTGACCGCTGAATACCAACGTGCGGGTGCGGACTACATTCTGCAATCGATGGCGGAACTACCAGCGTTAATCGCGCAAATCAATCAACCCGTTGCCACTGATCATTAG